One part of the Dysidea avara chromosome 10, odDysAvar1.4, whole genome shotgun sequence genome encodes these proteins:
- the LOC136237249 gene encoding trimethylguanosine synthase-like isoform X2 translates to MATTHLGIVTFTHSGDGKKSHCFLTRSFLSDWKVADASRNYAADNASSVAEEQHQSYTESLLYPEEENSSDSETELEQLKKAAQARYANFRQEFSTMIDPNDDLELQQMEKMGLPVVFINCRADPVGSDGDDGKETPVENQPSAEQGADEAVKEDGGPATTTNTDDEPHSKVSSDGTPSDVPSSSDVHVSAETAALWDLPPDYDVYGINKFESVSCGQEAGWPGKWEEVEEEMTEEQLLYSLQVKGAAMSDQLWQEHWAQVGPSLLASNWRKSYPKVTLSRLQQATGVTFLCEELADERSSDMSNAVEKLSLNDDQSTSEDAANKNGEKVEDLELSKLSLDAAPKETTSEGNPSASVKEGDTSTVAVAGEDQSQPILQETSSNEEIMDVWLTFYNEHYWSCYQQFAGSLGGAQQQTGNLLKAFVMENAAVTKVKDKPKKETKSDIVQRDTGTVEQGNGGDKDNTHAINTSEPNVSDDSKTDSQYKNQEDADSQLEKDKQTNDQSHHQETLSDSQPSQPQPPKDEEVKKPEQVEKPNNQVAPPADKKDTQHALKISSKTIQYTSIVWTLQEAGIIPSVDYQGATTTTTATVAVAAVNGDTKCTDHVHCNGSSDSDEKSKDESGSSTGNVSNKPSTSTNTQASPDSSQTNTGSTDDRLSEQTLKRKRDEDCNCADGLSQCQKLGFYTQEVEEAQIFPTSVFMVTPTFHHHKPHYWMSNSSNPSPAECFAELNHDGTLRVHKRRKRTPNDATHSTALDATKQFLEEANTSEERKFEDAEGQEATVDQIATVERSPNVDETVAEDKESVEPSNGDVSGDKVVDGAPASEEKTKAPSDVQPETDTVVVYAGKAIDFTELLPLADEEIQSHLSKYWSQRYRLFLKYDSGIKMDREGWFSATPEKIAAHIATKCTCDLIIDAFCGVGSNTIQFAHTCERVIAIDIDPVKIACAIHNANIYGVADRIEFIVGDYFQIMSHLKCADAVFLSPPWGGPGYQNATVFDIKTMISLDGIKIFEVAKQVTPNIAMFVPRNVNIDQLTALAGPGGRVQVEQHFLNKKLKTMTAYYGELVTA, encoded by the exons ATGGCAACTACGCATTTGGGGATAGTCACTTTTACGCACTCTGGAGACGGAAAGAAGTCTCATTGTTTTCTAACTCGGAGCTTTCTAAG TGACTGGAAAGTTGCAGACGCGTCTCGCAATTATGCAGCTGATAATGCAAGCAGCGTTGCTGAAGAACAACACCAGTCGTACACGGAAAGTTTGCTGTACCCGGAG GAGGAAAATTCCAGTGACAGTGAGACTGAGCTAGAGCAGCTGAAGAAAGCTGCTCAGGCGAGGTATGCTAATTTTCGTCAGGAGTTCTCTACCATGATCGACCCTAACGATGATCTGGAACTGCAGCAAATGGAGAAGATGGGATTACCGGTTGTGTTCATCAACTGTAGGGCTGAC CCCGTGGGTAGTGATGGAGATGATGGGAAAGAGACCCCTGTTGAGAACCAACCATCAGCTGAACAAGGAGCAGACGAAGCTGTAAAGGAAGATGGTGGTCCTGCAACAACAACTAATACCGATGATGAACCTCACAGCAAAGTCTCTTCTGATGGAACACCTTCAGATGTGCCTTCGTCATCTGATGTACATGTTTCTGCTGAGACTGCAGCATTGTGGGACCTCCCCCCTGACTATGATGTCTATGGCATTAATAAATTTGAGAGCGTGTCTTGTGGACAAGAAGCTGGCTGGCCTGGCAAGTGGGAGGAAGTGGAAGAGGAAATGACTGAAGAACAATTGTTGTATTCCCTTCAGGTTAAAGGAGCTGCAATGAGCGATCAGCTCTGGCAGGAGCACTGGGCACAGGTTGGTCCTAGTTTACTAGCATCTAACTGGAGAAAGAGTTATCCAAAAGTAACACTTTCACGACTACAACAAGCTACTGGTGTAACATTCCTGTGTGAAGAACTGGCTGATGAAAGGAGCAGTGATATGTCAAATGCTGTAGAGAAGCTTTCTCTCAATGATGATCAATCTACAAGTGAAgatgcagctaataaaaatggaGAGAAGGTTGAAGATCTTGAACTGTCTAAGTTAAGCCTTGATGCTGCTCCAAAGGAGACCACTTCAGAAGGCAATCCCTCGGCTTCAGTGAAAGAAGGCGATACTAGTACTGTAGCTGTTGCTGGAGAGGATCAGTCACAGCCTATCTTACAAGAAACCTCCAGCAACGAAGAAATTATGGATGTATGGTTGACTTTCTACAATGAGCATTACTGGTCCTGCTACCAGCAGTTTGCAGGTTCGTTGGGtggagctcagcagcaaactgGAAACCTCTTAAAAGCCTTTGTAATGGAAAATGCAGCTGTTACAAAAGTAAAAGACAAGCCgaaaaaagaaacaaaatcAGACATTGTACAACGCGATACTGGAACTGTAGAGCAGGGTAATGGTGGTGACAAGGATAACACTCATGCCATCAATACCAGTGAACCTAATGTTTCAGATGATAGCAAAACTGATAGTCAGTACAAGAATCAAGAAGATGCTGATTCTCAGCTTGAGAAGGATAAGCAAACTAATGATCAATCTCACCATCAAGAAACATTGTCTGATTCTCAACCAAGTCAACCCCAACCACCAAAGGACGAAGAAGTCAAGAAACCTGAGCAAGTTGAAAAGCCCAATAACCAAGTAGCTCCTCCGGCTGATAAAAAGGACACCCAGCATGCATTGAAGATCAGCAGCAAAACCATTCAGTATACGTCCATTGTGTGGACACTGCAGGAGGCTGGTATAATCCCATCTGTCGATTACCAGGGAGCTACCACCACCACTACTGCTactgttgctgttgctgctgtgaATGGTGATACAAAATGTACTGATCATGTCCACTGTAATGGTTCCTCTGACAGTGATGAAAAGTCAAAAGATGAAAGTGGTTCTAGTACTGGAAATGTTAGTAATAAACCGTCAACTTCTACCAACACACAGGCTAGTCCTGATAGCAGTCAAACTAATACTGGAAGCACCGATGATAGGTTATCAGAACAAACTTTGAAGCGTAAAAG AGACGAAGATTGTAATTGTGCTGATGGCTTGAGTCAATGCCAAAAGCTTGGCTTCTACACCCAAGAAGTTGAAGAAGC CCAAATTTTCCCAACATCTGTATTTATGGTTACCCCTACATTTCATCATCACAAGCCTCACTACTGGATGTCAAATTCTTCTAACCCAAGTCCTGCAGAG TGTTTTGCGGAGTTGAATCATGACGGTACACTGAGGGTGCACAAGAGAAGAAAAAGAACACCCAACGATGCTACTCATTCAACAGCACTGGATGCTACTAAACAGTTTTTGGAGGAAGCAAATACATCTGAAGAAAGAAAATTTGAGGATGCTGAAGGCCAAGAGGCAACTGTAGATCAGATAGCTACTGTTGAAAGAAGTCCTAACGTTGATGAGACTGTAGCTGAAGACAAAGAATCTGTTGAGCCTTCTAATGGAGACGTTAGTGGTGACAAAGTTGTTGATGGAGCTCCTGCCAGTGAAGAAAAGACTAAAGCACCAAGTGATGTGCAACCTG AAACTGACACTGTTGTGGTGTACGCTGGAAAGGCCATTGATTTCACAGAACTTCTCCCGTTAGCTGATGAGGAGATTCAATCTCATTTATCAAAGTACTGGTCGCAGCGTTACCGGCTATTCTTGAAGTATGACAGTGGGATTAAAATGGACAGAG agGGATGGTTTTCTGCAACTCCAGAGAAGATAGCTGCTCACATTGCCACAAAGTGCACATGTGATCTGATCATTGATGCTTTTTGTGGGGTGGGCAGCAACACAATTCAGTTTGCCCACACTTGTGAAAGAG TCATAGCAATTGATATTGATCCAGTGAAGATAGCTTGTGCCATACATAATGCTAACATCTACGGAGTGGCCGATCGTATTGAATTCATTGTAGGTGACTATTTCCAAATAATGTCACACCTTAAG TGTGCTGATGCAGTGTTTCTTAGTCCACCATGGGGTGGTCCAGGTTATCAGAATGCTACAGTGTTTGACATCAAGACGATGATCTCCCTGGATGG tattaaaatatttgaagtAGCCAAGCAAGTCACCCCAAACATAGCCATGTTTGTTCCTAGGAATGTCAACATTGATCAG CTGACAGCACTGGCTGGTCCAGGAGGTCGTGTTCAAGTAG
- the LOC136237249 gene encoding trimethylguanosine synthase-like isoform X1, with product MATTHLGIVTFTHSGDGKKSHCFLTRSFLSDWKVADASRNYAADNASSVAEEQHQSYTESLLYPEEENSSDSETELEQLKKAAQARYANFRQEFSTMIDPNDDLELQQMEKMGLPVVFINCRADPVGSDGDDGKETPVENQPSAEQGADEAVKEDGGPATTTNTDDEPHSKVSSDGTPSDVPSSSDVHVSAETAALWDLPPDYDVYGINKFESVSCGQEAGWPGKWEEVEEEMTEEQLLYSLQVKGAAMSDQLWQEHWAQVGPSLLASNWRKSYPKVTLSRLQQATGVTFLCEELADERSSDMSNAVEKLSLNDDQSTSEDAANKNGEKVEDLELSKLSLDAAPKETTSEGNPSASVKEGDTSTVAVAGEDQSQPILQETSSNEEIMDVWLTFYNEHYWSCYQQFAGSLGGAQQQTGNLLKAFVMENAAVTKVKDKPKKETKSDIVQRDTGTVEQGNGGDKDNTHAINTSEPNVSDDSKTDSQYKNQEDADSQLEKDKQTNDQSHHQETLSDSQPSQPQPPKDEEVKKPEQVEKPNNQVAPPADKKDTQHALKISSKTIQYTSIVWTLQEAGIIPSVDYQGATTTTTATVAVAAVNGDTKCTDHVHCNGSSDSDEKSKDESGSSTGNVSNKPSTSTNTQASPDSSQTNTGSTDDRLSEQTLKRKRDEDCNCADGLSQCQKLGFYTQEVEEAYVYMDFVHSQIFPTSVFMVTPTFHHHKPHYWMSNSSNPSPAECFAELNHDGTLRVHKRRKRTPNDATHSTALDATKQFLEEANTSEERKFEDAEGQEATVDQIATVERSPNVDETVAEDKESVEPSNGDVSGDKVVDGAPASEEKTKAPSDVQPETDTVVVYAGKAIDFTELLPLADEEIQSHLSKYWSQRYRLFLKYDSGIKMDREGWFSATPEKIAAHIATKCTCDLIIDAFCGVGSNTIQFAHTCERVIAIDIDPVKIACAIHNANIYGVADRIEFIVGDYFQIMSHLKCADAVFLSPPWGGPGYQNATVFDIKTMISLDGIKIFEVAKQVTPNIAMFVPRNVNIDQLTALAGPGGRVQVEQHFLNKKLKTMTAYYGELVTA from the exons ATGGCAACTACGCATTTGGGGATAGTCACTTTTACGCACTCTGGAGACGGAAAGAAGTCTCATTGTTTTCTAACTCGGAGCTTTCTAAG TGACTGGAAAGTTGCAGACGCGTCTCGCAATTATGCAGCTGATAATGCAAGCAGCGTTGCTGAAGAACAACACCAGTCGTACACGGAAAGTTTGCTGTACCCGGAG GAGGAAAATTCCAGTGACAGTGAGACTGAGCTAGAGCAGCTGAAGAAAGCTGCTCAGGCGAGGTATGCTAATTTTCGTCAGGAGTTCTCTACCATGATCGACCCTAACGATGATCTGGAACTGCAGCAAATGGAGAAGATGGGATTACCGGTTGTGTTCATCAACTGTAGGGCTGAC CCCGTGGGTAGTGATGGAGATGATGGGAAAGAGACCCCTGTTGAGAACCAACCATCAGCTGAACAAGGAGCAGACGAAGCTGTAAAGGAAGATGGTGGTCCTGCAACAACAACTAATACCGATGATGAACCTCACAGCAAAGTCTCTTCTGATGGAACACCTTCAGATGTGCCTTCGTCATCTGATGTACATGTTTCTGCTGAGACTGCAGCATTGTGGGACCTCCCCCCTGACTATGATGTCTATGGCATTAATAAATTTGAGAGCGTGTCTTGTGGACAAGAAGCTGGCTGGCCTGGCAAGTGGGAGGAAGTGGAAGAGGAAATGACTGAAGAACAATTGTTGTATTCCCTTCAGGTTAAAGGAGCTGCAATGAGCGATCAGCTCTGGCAGGAGCACTGGGCACAGGTTGGTCCTAGTTTACTAGCATCTAACTGGAGAAAGAGTTATCCAAAAGTAACACTTTCACGACTACAACAAGCTACTGGTGTAACATTCCTGTGTGAAGAACTGGCTGATGAAAGGAGCAGTGATATGTCAAATGCTGTAGAGAAGCTTTCTCTCAATGATGATCAATCTACAAGTGAAgatgcagctaataaaaatggaGAGAAGGTTGAAGATCTTGAACTGTCTAAGTTAAGCCTTGATGCTGCTCCAAAGGAGACCACTTCAGAAGGCAATCCCTCGGCTTCAGTGAAAGAAGGCGATACTAGTACTGTAGCTGTTGCTGGAGAGGATCAGTCACAGCCTATCTTACAAGAAACCTCCAGCAACGAAGAAATTATGGATGTATGGTTGACTTTCTACAATGAGCATTACTGGTCCTGCTACCAGCAGTTTGCAGGTTCGTTGGGtggagctcagcagcaaactgGAAACCTCTTAAAAGCCTTTGTAATGGAAAATGCAGCTGTTACAAAAGTAAAAGACAAGCCgaaaaaagaaacaaaatcAGACATTGTACAACGCGATACTGGAACTGTAGAGCAGGGTAATGGTGGTGACAAGGATAACACTCATGCCATCAATACCAGTGAACCTAATGTTTCAGATGATAGCAAAACTGATAGTCAGTACAAGAATCAAGAAGATGCTGATTCTCAGCTTGAGAAGGATAAGCAAACTAATGATCAATCTCACCATCAAGAAACATTGTCTGATTCTCAACCAAGTCAACCCCAACCACCAAAGGACGAAGAAGTCAAGAAACCTGAGCAAGTTGAAAAGCCCAATAACCAAGTAGCTCCTCCGGCTGATAAAAAGGACACCCAGCATGCATTGAAGATCAGCAGCAAAACCATTCAGTATACGTCCATTGTGTGGACACTGCAGGAGGCTGGTATAATCCCATCTGTCGATTACCAGGGAGCTACCACCACCACTACTGCTactgttgctgttgctgctgtgaATGGTGATACAAAATGTACTGATCATGTCCACTGTAATGGTTCCTCTGACAGTGATGAAAAGTCAAAAGATGAAAGTGGTTCTAGTACTGGAAATGTTAGTAATAAACCGTCAACTTCTACCAACACACAGGCTAGTCCTGATAGCAGTCAAACTAATACTGGAAGCACCGATGATAGGTTATCAGAACAAACTTTGAAGCGTAAAAG AGACGAAGATTGTAATTGTGCTGATGGCTTGAGTCAATGCCAAAAGCTTGGCTTCTACACCCAAGAAGTTGAAGAAGCGTATGTCTATatgga CTTTGTTCACAGCCAAATTTTCCCAACATCTGTATTTATGGTTACCCCTACATTTCATCATCACAAGCCTCACTACTGGATGTCAAATTCTTCTAACCCAAGTCCTGCAGAG TGTTTTGCGGAGTTGAATCATGACGGTACACTGAGGGTGCACAAGAGAAGAAAAAGAACACCCAACGATGCTACTCATTCAACAGCACTGGATGCTACTAAACAGTTTTTGGAGGAAGCAAATACATCTGAAGAAAGAAAATTTGAGGATGCTGAAGGCCAAGAGGCAACTGTAGATCAGATAGCTACTGTTGAAAGAAGTCCTAACGTTGATGAGACTGTAGCTGAAGACAAAGAATCTGTTGAGCCTTCTAATGGAGACGTTAGTGGTGACAAAGTTGTTGATGGAGCTCCTGCCAGTGAAGAAAAGACTAAAGCACCAAGTGATGTGCAACCTG AAACTGACACTGTTGTGGTGTACGCTGGAAAGGCCATTGATTTCACAGAACTTCTCCCGTTAGCTGATGAGGAGATTCAATCTCATTTATCAAAGTACTGGTCGCAGCGTTACCGGCTATTCTTGAAGTATGACAGTGGGATTAAAATGGACAGAG agGGATGGTTTTCTGCAACTCCAGAGAAGATAGCTGCTCACATTGCCACAAAGTGCACATGTGATCTGATCATTGATGCTTTTTGTGGGGTGGGCAGCAACACAATTCAGTTTGCCCACACTTGTGAAAGAG TCATAGCAATTGATATTGATCCAGTGAAGATAGCTTGTGCCATACATAATGCTAACATCTACGGAGTGGCCGATCGTATTGAATTCATTGTAGGTGACTATTTCCAAATAATGTCACACCTTAAG TGTGCTGATGCAGTGTTTCTTAGTCCACCATGGGGTGGTCCAGGTTATCAGAATGCTACAGTGTTTGACATCAAGACGATGATCTCCCTGGATGG tattaaaatatttgaagtAGCCAAGCAAGTCACCCCAAACATAGCCATGTTTGTTCCTAGGAATGTCAACATTGATCAG CTGACAGCACTGGCTGGTCCAGGAGGTCGTGTTCAAGTAG